One genomic window of Streptomonospora nanhaiensis includes the following:
- a CDS encoding VUT family protein → MTPRSAARPLVLASAYALTVVASNLAVAYVGMLPVWPGITAPAGVYLVGLALVLRDLLQDATSWRWSVAAVAMGAALSALFSPELALASAAAFLLSELADLAVYTPMRRRGLIIAVAASNAVGLLLDSVLFLWLAFGDLAYLPGQVLGKTWMTAAAIVALLAIRRARLEEAR, encoded by the coding sequence ATGACGCCCCGCTCAGCCGCCCGGCCGCTTGTTCTGGCGTCCGCCTACGCTTTGACGGTCGTCGCGTCGAACCTCGCCGTCGCCTACGTCGGCATGCTGCCGGTGTGGCCGGGCATCACCGCGCCCGCCGGCGTGTACCTTGTCGGGCTCGCGCTGGTTCTGCGCGATCTGCTGCAGGACGCCACCTCATGGCGTTGGTCGGTGGCCGCTGTCGCCATGGGGGCCGCGCTGTCCGCGCTGTTCTCGCCCGAACTCGCCCTCGCGTCCGCTGCCGCCTTCCTGCTGTCGGAACTGGCGGACCTCGCTGTGTATACGCCAATGCGGCGCCGCGGCCTGATCATCGCGGTGGCGGCGTCCAACGCCGTCGGGCTGCTGCTCGACAGCGTCCTGTTCCTGTGGCTCGCGTTCGGCGACCTCGCCTACCTGCCGGGCCAGGTCCTCGGCAAGACCTGGATGACCGCCGCCGCCATCGTCGCCCTCCTGGCCATCCGCCGAGCCCGCCTGGAGGAGGCCCGCTGA
- a CDS encoding epoxide hydrolase family protein: MPVSYLRELAAYWADGYDWRAWEARLNAYPQFTTEIDGQRVHFLHVRSQSPDLTHGWPGSVVEFLDLIEPLSRDFHLVIPSIPGFGFSGPTTEAGWTSRRIARAWAELMRRLGYERFGAQGGDFGGGISRALGLLAPDNVVAVHVNGGTTYPSAAEDDPTLTDRERARVRRMAEFMNEAGGYIAIQSTRPRTLAYGLTDSPAGQLAWIVDKIRDMTDLAKELPHEAVDRDLLLSDVSVYWFTGTAASSAELYYEDGQAWDEEESSPVPTGVSLFTVQDIALRRDEERVNNITFWADHDRGGHFAAMEAPDLLLADIREFFGRYR; this comes from the coding sequence GTGCCCGTCTCCTACCTGCGCGAGCTGGCCGCCTACTGGGCCGACGGCTACGACTGGCGCGCGTGGGAGGCCCGCCTCAACGCCTACCCGCAGTTCACAACCGAGATCGACGGGCAGCGCGTGCACTTCCTGCACGTCCGTTCGCAGTCCCCGGACCTCACCCACGGCTGGCCCGGCTCGGTCGTGGAGTTCCTCGACCTGATCGAGCCGCTGTCGCGCGACTTCCACCTGGTCATCCCGTCGATACCCGGGTTCGGATTCTCCGGGCCCACCACGGAGGCGGGCTGGACGAGCAGGCGGATCGCCCGAGCGTGGGCCGAGCTGATGCGTCGGCTGGGCTACGAGCGGTTCGGCGCGCAGGGCGGCGACTTCGGCGGCGGCATCTCCCGCGCCCTGGGCCTGCTCGCTCCGGACAACGTGGTCGCGGTGCACGTCAACGGCGGCACGACGTACCCCAGCGCGGCCGAGGACGACCCCACCCTGACCGACCGCGAACGGGCCCGGGTGCGGCGGATGGCCGAGTTCATGAACGAGGCCGGCGGCTACATCGCCATCCAGTCCACCCGCCCCCGCACCCTGGCCTACGGCCTCACCGACTCGCCCGCCGGGCAACTGGCCTGGATCGTCGACAAGATCCGCGACATGACCGACCTCGCCAAGGAACTGCCGCACGAGGCGGTCGACCGCGACCTCCTGCTCAGCGACGTCTCGGTCTACTGGTTCACCGGCACGGCCGCCTCCTCGGCGGAGTTGTACTACGAGGACGGACAGGCCTGGGACGAGGAGGAGTCCTCACCGGTCCCCACGGGGGTCAGCCTGTTCACCGTCCAGGACATCGCCCTGCGCCGCGACGAGGAGCGCGTCAACAACATCACCTTCTGGGCCGACCACGACCGAGGCGGCCACTTCGCGGCCATGGAGGCCCCCGACCTGCTCCTCGCCGACATCCGGGAGTTCTTCGGCCGCTACCGCTGA